Proteins from a single region of Dyadobacter fanqingshengii:
- the nuoB gene encoding NADH-quinone oxidoreductase subunit NuoB: MSDKIKTGDGGIILTNAEDLMNWARLSSLWPMGFGLACCAIEMMAAYASNYDLERFGILPRPSPRQSDVMIVAGTVTFKMADRIRRLYEQMPEPRYVISMGSCSNCGGPYWEHGYHVVKGVDRIIPVDVYVPGCPPRPEALIGGFMKLQEKIRGEHPLAPSLFLEMEAAETVNA; encoded by the coding sequence ATGAGTGATAAAATAAAAACGGGAGACGGGGGCATTATTCTTACGAATGCAGAGGATCTGATGAATTGGGCAAGATTGTCTTCCCTCTGGCCGATGGGCTTCGGCCTGGCCTGCTGTGCCATTGAAATGATGGCGGCATATGCTTCTAATTATGATCTGGAACGTTTTGGTATACTTCCCAGGCCTTCCCCGCGCCAGTCGGATGTGATGATTGTGGCGGGAACTGTGACATTTAAAATGGCAGACCGGATCAGGAGGTTGTATGAACAAATGCCTGAACCGCGCTATGTGATCTCGATGGGCAGCTGCTCAAACTGTGGCGGACCTTACTGGGAACATGGTTATCATGTGGTGAAGGGTGTGGACCGGATCATACCGGTAGATGTATACGTTCCAGGCTGCCCACCCCGGCCAGAGGCATTAATCGGCGGATTTATGAAATTGCAGGAAAAGATCAGAGGCGAACATCCGCTCGCCCCGTCGCTTTTTCTGGAAATGGAAGCTGCTGAAACCGTAAATGCTTAA
- a CDS encoding NADH-quinone oxidoreductase subunit C yields the protein MTFQEISELVSIHFSGKVIETDAKGAQPILIVPVNDIAEICDFLYRDNRLYFDYLACLTAIDNGVTLGTMEVIYNLTSIPYGHDLMIKTVFARNPEGNSLPTVPSVASIWRTADWHEREAYDLVGIHFEGHPDLRRILLPEDWEGHPLRKDYEVQDRYHGIYVRYEDGVSEQQPAHEDRA from the coding sequence ATGACCTTCCAGGAAATTTCGGAGCTGGTTAGCATTCACTTTTCGGGCAAAGTAATCGAGACGGATGCAAAAGGGGCACAACCTATTTTAATTGTTCCCGTTAATGATATCGCAGAAATCTGTGACTTTTTATATCGGGACAATCGCTTGTATTTCGATTATCTGGCTTGTCTGACCGCTATTGATAATGGTGTAACATTGGGAACAATGGAAGTTATTTACAATCTTACCTCCATTCCGTACGGTCACGATTTAATGATTAAAACGGTTTTCGCCAGAAACCCGGAAGGCAATTCATTGCCGACTGTTCCGTCTGTTGCAAGCATCTGGCGGACAGCCGATTGGCACGAAAGAGAAGCTTATGATCTGGTAGGGATCCATTTTGAGGGTCACCCGGATCTGCGCAGGATTTTGCTGCCGGAAGATTGGGAAGGCCACCCGTTAAGAAAAGATTATGAGGTTCAGGATCGTTATCACGGCATTTATGTGCGTTATGAGGATGGTGTTTCTGAGCAACAGCCTGCTCATGAAGACCGGGCTTAA